The following proteins are co-located in the Doryrhamphus excisus isolate RoL2022-K1 chromosome 15, RoL_Dexc_1.0, whole genome shotgun sequence genome:
- the si:dkeyp-72e1.6 gene encoding transmembrane protein 238-like, giving the protein MEPVYRGLGRCICCFWLAVAFDVIGLLVLLVGVFVNVFFYDLLIYAGAIVIFLSLVWWVFWYSGNIEVLPAELEDDVGLIKKDKDALGAITGAVRRLSSRVSTGIRNSFRRNLTAAGGPTVPNEPVVVVTMATLTPNERNLESSMECDDVMPHTTMETSPA; this is encoded by the coding sequence ATGGAGCCGGTGTACCGGGGTCTGGGTCGCTGCATTTGTTGTTTCTGGCTCGCTGTGGCCTTTGACGTCATCGGACTGCTCGTGCTCCTCGTTGGCGTGTTCGTGAACGTCTTCTTCTACGACCTGCTCATCTACGCCGGCGCCATTGTCATCTTCCTCAGCCTCGTCTGGTGGGTCTTTTGGTACTCCGGAAACATCGAGGTCCTCCCCGCGGAGCTTGAGGACGACGTGGGGCTGATCAAGAAGGACAAGGACGCTCTGGGCGCCATCACCGGTGCGGTCCGCCGGCTGTCCAGTCGGGTGTCCACCGGCATCAGGAATTCCTTCCGCAGGAACCTTACAGCGGCCGGAGGTCCGACTGTACCCAATGAGCCGGTGGTCgtcgtcaccatggcaaccttgACGCCCAATGAGCGCAATTTGGAGTCTTCGATGGAGTGCGATGACGTCATGCCTCACACCACAATGGAGACCTCACCGGCATAA